A window from Fragaria vesca subsp. vesca linkage group LG5, FraVesHawaii_1.0, whole genome shotgun sequence encodes these proteins:
- the LOC101295419 gene encoding UDP-glycosyltransferase 85A1-like, translating to MGSNALMVETNKPHAVCIPYPAQGHINPMLKLAKLLHHKGFHVTFVNSEYNHRRLLNSRGPNALDGLPSFQFKTIPDGLPPTDTNATQDIPSLCESTRKYCLPHFRKLLEEVNSEENSPPVSCVVSDGVMSFTLDAAEELGVPEVLFWTTSACGFMAYVHYKHLIEKGYTPLKDASYLTNGYLDTVIDWIPGMKGIRLKDIPTFIRTTDTNALMVDFVLHETERAAKKASAIILNTFDDLEHDVLEAFAALLPPAVYSIGPLSLQLNQIPPGSELQTLKSNLWKEESECLEWLDSKDPDSVVYVNFGSITVMTETQLIEFAWGLANSKKTFLWVIRPDLVGGSSAVVPAEFVEETRERSMLATWCPQEEVLRHPAVGGFLTHSGWNSTLESICGGVPMICWPFFAEQQTNCRFCCKEWGIGMEIEGDPKRDYVEGLVRKLMEGEEGKEMKKKALEWKRLAMEAATGPKGSSFVNLDKMVNQVLLAPRK from the exons TAATAAGCCGCATGCTGTATGCATCCCTTACCCAGCTCAGGGGCACATAAACCCTATGCTCAAGTTAGCCAAGCTCCTCCACCACAAGGGCTTCCACGTCACCTTCGTCAACAGCGAGTACAACCACCGGCGCCTCCTCAACTCCCGAGGACCCAACGCCCTCGACGGCCTCCCTTCTTTTCAGTTCAAGACCATCCCCGACGGGCTGCCTCCTACCGACACGAATGCCACGCAGGACATACCGTCACTTTGCGAGTCCACAAGGAAGTACTGCCTCCCGCACTTCAGGAAGCTTCTTGAGGAGGTGAACTCTGAGGAGAACTCGCCGCCGGTGAGCTGCGTGGTTTCCGATGGTGTCATGAGCTTTACTCTTGACGCGGCCGAGGAACTTGGGGTGCCGGAAGTGCTTTTCTGGACTACTAGTGCTTGTGGATTCATGGCTTACGTTCATTATAAGCATCTTATTGAAAAGGGTTACACTCCTCTTAAAG ATGCAAGTTACTTAACAAACGGGTACTTGGACACCGTGATTGACTGGATACCAGGCATGAAAGGTATCCGTTTGAAAGATATCCCAACCTTCATCAGAACCACAGACACAAACGCCCTGATGGTCGATTTCGTTCTCCATGAAACCGAACGAGCAGCTAAGAAAGCCTCCGCCATCATCTTAAACACATTCGACGACTTAGAACACGATGTCCTCGAAGCATTTGCAGCTCTCCTACCCCCAGCAGTCTACTCCATCGGACCCCTTAGCCTACAACTCAACCAAATCCCACCCGGCAGTGAGTTGCAGACCTTGAAGTCGAATCTATGGAAGGAAGAGTCAGAGTGTCTGGAATGGCTAGACTCCAAAGACCCCGACTCTGTAGTGTACGTCAACTTCGGAAGCATCACAGTGATGACCGAAACTCAGCTGATCGAGTTCGCTTGGGGGCTCGCAAACAGCAAGAAGACGTTTCTCTGGGTGATCAGGCCTGACCTAGTTGGGGGATCATCGGCTGTGGTGCCGGCAGAGTTTGTAGAAGAGACGAGAGAAAGAAGTATGCTGGCTACTTGGTGCCCTCAGGAAGAAGTCCTGAGACACCCGGCCGTCGGAGGATTCCTTACTCACAGCGGGTGGAACTCAACTCTCGAGAGTATCTGCGGCGGAGTGCCGATGATCTGCTGGCCTTTCTTCGCCGAGCAACAAACCAACTGCAGGTTCTGTTGCAAAGAATGGGGGATAGGGATGGAGATTGAGGGCGATCCTAAGAGAGATTACGTAGAAGGACTTGTGAGGAAGTTGATGGAGGGAGAGGAAGGGAAAGAGATGAAGAAGAAAGCTCTGGAATGGAAGAGGTTGGCAATGGAGGCAGCCACTGGTCCTAAGGGTTCGTCGTTTGTGAACTTGGACAAGATGGTCAACCAAGTGCTTCTAGCTCCCAGAAAATAA
- the LOC101295714 gene encoding uncharacterized protein LOC101295714, which translates to MSKSMGSSQFSKPVARLLVLVLVQFLFLSNVCLGARKLTSLYQPPTMALTYHGGALLQGDLPVSILWYGNFSPAQKSIIADFLLSLNHKDQKTAKPSVTQWWNSVQTYMKKAGQKPTNVSLSTQLSDHNCSLGKTLKKSQITELARRANFGRGWLTLVLTAPDVAVEGFCMRNCGFHDSNRKSNSVFIWVGNSATQCPGKCAWPFHQPIYGPQTPPLVAPNADVGVDGMVVNIATLLAGTVTNPFANGFYLGSTEAPLEAASACTGVYGKGAYPGYAGELLVDANSGASYNAVGVNGWKYLLPALFDPYTSQCETIV; encoded by the coding sequence ATGTCGAAATCAATGGGTTCCTCCCAATTTTCTAAACCAGTAGCTCGTCTTCTTGTTCTTGTTCTTGTTCAGTTTCTCTTCTTAAGTAATGTGTGTCTTGGAGCAAGAAAGCTAACGTCACTGTACCAACCTCCAACCATGGCTCTAACCTACCACGGTGGCGCTTTGCTCCAAGGAGACCTCCCAGTCTCTATACTCTGGTACGGGAACTTCTCGCCCGCCCAGAAATCCATCATTGCCGACTTTCTTCTCTCCCTTAATCACAAAGATCAAAAGACAGCTAAGCCCTCAGTCACTCAATGGTGGAACTCAGTCCAAACTTACATGAAAAAAGCCGGCCAAAAACCAACCAATGTTTCTCTTTCTACCCAACTCTCAGACCACAACTGCTCTCTGGGCAAAACCCTAAAAAAATCTCAGATCACCGAGTTGGCTCGCCGTGCCAACTTCGGCCGGGGATGGTTGACACTTGTACTGACAGCACCAGATGTAGCGGTGGAAGGGTTTTGCATGCGCAACTGCGGGTTTCACGACTCGAACCGGAAGTCCAACTCGGTGTTCATCTGGGTCGGAAACTCGGCGACTCAGTGCCCGGGTAAGTGCGCGTGGCCATTCCATCAGCCCATATACGGGCCACAAACCCCGCCGTTGGTTGCCCCCAATGCTGACGTGGGGGTCGATGGCATGGTGGTAAATATCGCCACTCTTTTGGCGGGAACAGTGACAAACCCGTTTGCAAACGGGTTTTACCTCGGTTCAACAGAGGCGCCACTAGAGGCGGCTTCCGCTTGTACCGGGGTTTACGGCAAGGGGGCGTACCCAGGTTATGCGGGAGAGCTGCTGGTGGATGCAAACAGTGGCGCGAGCTACAATGCGGTGGGCGTCAATGGGTGGAAGTACCTCTTGCCTGCTTTGTTTGATCCTTATACTTCTCAGTGTGAGACCATTGTGTGA
- the LOC101296383 gene encoding uncharacterized protein LOC101296383 — MAKISSLGASFALSCIVLIIFFSLVECNDGISSISKKNDLDNGRFLSEDMIKGGKLKDVGCAETTCAMGRDCWCCTRKEIRNYCYATQKVCLNACLGIGSAATPQAS; from the exons ATGGCGAAAATTAGCTCTCTCGGAGCCTCCTTTGCACTTTCCTGCATTGTCCTCATAATCTTCTTTTCTTTGGTTGAAT GCAATGATGGCATTAGTTCCATCAGCAAGAAGAATGATCTGGATAATGGAAGATTTTTGAGTGAAGATATGATTAAGGGTGGAAAATTGAAAGACGTCGGTTGTGCGGAAACAACCTGTGCTATGGGAAGAGATTGTTGGTGTTGCACACGAAAGGAGATAAGAAACTATTGCTATGCTACACAGAAGGTTTGCTTGAATGCATGTTTGGGCATTGGTTCCGCAGCAACACCTCAAGCTTCATGA